A genomic stretch from Theropithecus gelada isolate Dixy chromosome 2, Tgel_1.0, whole genome shotgun sequence includes:
- the CEP19 gene encoding centrosomal protein of 19 kDa, producing MYVGMMCTAKKCGIRFQPPAIVLIYESEIKGKIRQRIMPVRNFSKFSDCTRAAEQLKNNPRHKSYLEQVSLRQLEKLFSFLRGYLSGQSLAETMEQIQRETTIDPEEDLNKLDDKELAKRKSIMDELFEKNQKKKDDPNFVYDIEVEFPQDDQLQSCGWDTESTDEF from the exons ATGTACGTGGGAATGATGTGCACTgccaagaaatgtgggattaGGTTTCAGCCTCCAGCTATTGTCTTAATCTATGAGAGTGAAATCAAGGGGAAAATTCGCCAGCGCATTATGCCAGTTCGAAACTTTTCAAAGTTTTCAG aTTGCACCAGAGCTGCTGAACAATTAAAGAATAATCCTCGACACAAGAGTTACCTAGAACAAGTATCCCTGAGGCAGCTAGAGAAGCTATTCAGTTTTTTACGAGGTTACTTGTCAGGGCAGAGTTTGGCAGAAACAATGGAACAAATTCAAAGGGAAACAACCATTGATCCTGAGGAAGACCTGAACAAACTAGATGACAAGGAGCTTGCCAAAAGGAAGAGCATCATGGATGAACTTTTTGAGAAAAATCAGAAGAAGAAGGATGATCCAAATTTTGTTTATGACATTGAGGTTGAATTCCCACAGGACGATCAACTGCAGTCCTGTGGCTGGGACACAGAGTCAACCGATGAGTTCTGA